The following nucleotide sequence is from Mucilaginibacter sp. cycad4.
AACCCCACCCTGAAATATAAATGAGTTTTGGTTATAAGCAACATTGGCTACCCGGTCATTAAGCTTACCAAATCCTTCAAATGGCACCTTTTGATCCATGTTGAATGTTTCCAGTCTTTGCATAAATGTATGGCCGGCTACCAGGGTGCATTTCCATCTTCTGCCGAGTGTGAGATCATATAATAAACCGGCGCTGTTTTGTCGTAAATGCAGGTATTGTGGCTGGTCATTGGTATTGAGGCGGTACATGCTTCCGTCAATTGCCATAGTTACACCCAGCGATTGTGAGTTCGAAAGTCTGCGTTTTAATGATGCTCTTGAGGGTAAAACAGCGGTAAAGTTCCAGTTATCATTAATAGTCCAGTCAAAATCAGGCAGGGGCAATAAAAACTGCCCCGAGTAGTTGCGTGTATACACCAATGTAACTCCCCATTTAAAAGATTTGCCTGACCGATACCCCATGCGTACACCAAGTGTATACAGGATATCATTGGCTTCGATACTGTGTTTAAAATCTGAACCGGCAGTGGCTAAACCTATAAAGGAAATTGTTTTAGTCCGGGATAGCGAATAATTCAGCAATAAAGGAATAGTAACTGAATGAAAGGCACTTTCGCCAATTTTTTCTTCATTTGAGAGGAAAAGGCCCCTGTACCGGAGCCCGGTTTTTATTAGAACAGAGTTTACACTGGAAAAATCTTTGTAAACAGGGATGCCGATATCTGCTATTGGCTGCTGCAGCGTTATGGTATTGTTGTTTACTTTAACAGGGCTAACAATATCAGTTACGCTAACGCCACCAAGAAAGGGTGATGTAGTAAGCAGTTTTTTATGTTTTGCCGTATCCGGGCTTTGGCAATAGGACAGTACAGGCAATAAGAGTCCTGCCAGAAGAAAAATGCATTTTTTCATGTCTGTTAATTTGTTTTAAAGTTTATAGGAGATGGGGTTGATTACATAGGGGTAACTATTGAAATTAGTTTTTTCATGAGGTAATCGAGCTGTTTCTTTTCTTCGGCAGTAAATTCTGCCGTTAAAGCAGTATCAAATTTTTCAATAACAATGTCGGCCTGTACAGAGA
It contains:
- a CDS encoding DUF6268 family outer membrane beta-barrel protein codes for the protein MKKCIFLLAGLLLPVLSYCQSPDTAKHKKLLTTSPFLGGVSVTDIVSPVKVNNNTITLQQPIADIGIPVYKDFSSVNSVLIKTGLRYRGLFLSNEEKIGESAFHSVTIPLLLNYSLSRTKTISFIGLATAGSDFKHSIEANDILYTLGVRMGYRSGKSFKWGVTLVYTRNYSGQFLLPLPDFDWTINDNWNFTAVLPSRASLKRRLSNSQSLGVTMAIDGSMYRLNTNDQPQYLHLRQNSAGLLYDLTLGRRWKCTLVAGHTFMQRLETFNMDQKVPFEGFGKLNDRVANVAYNQNSFIFQGGVSYQF